AACCCGGGCACCAAGATGCCGTACTTCAAGGCGGACACTCAGGACTGGTGGGATTCGGACCCGAAGTCGCCGACCTACAACACCCACGTCCGCCAGGCGCAGAGCCCAGGCGGCGACAGCGAGAACCTCTACAACATGGGCCCCGTGTACGACTACGCGGTCAACGTCGCGCACAACCCGAACCGCGTGCCGGGCGACGCGTCGGCGATCTTCCTGCACGTGAGCGACAATCAGCCGACGTGGGGCTGCATCGCGATCGAGCGCCAGAAGATGATCGACGTCCTCAAATGGCTCGACCCGGCGAAGAGCCCGAAGATCACGATCGGCGTGAACATCGACGCACCGAAGGACGCTCCGGCGCCTGAAGCCAGCCCGAACGGCGACGTCATCGGCGGAGTCCTCGGCAACCTCGCCGCGCTCATCCCCGACACGTTGAAGGGGTTGATCCCCGCCACGAGTTGACGGCGGATTGCCGTCAGCGGAAACCCACACGAACCTTTCAGCGAGCCGAGGCCGTACGCGATACACGCGTGCGGCCTCGGACTTATGGTGGGGAAATGATCACAAACGTTTCGCTCACGAGCATCTGGGTCAAGAACATCGACGAGTCGAAGGCGTTCTACACCGACGTCCTCGGCTTCGACCTCCAAGAGGACATGACGATGGGCGACTTCCGGTGGTGCACCGTGTCGCACCCCACGCAGCCGGAGCTGAGCATTCACCTCACCACTCCGAGCGCCCCGTTGCCCGACTACCTGATCTCGGCGATGGTCCGCGCGCAGGACGAGGGCGGCCTCCCCGCGTTGGGACTGAACGTCGACGACTGCCGGGCCACCGTCGAAGAACTGAAGGGCAAAGGCGTGGAGTTTCTGCAGGATCCTGAAGAGCGCCCCTACGGCGTGGAGGCGATCATGCGAGACAACTCCGGAAACTGGCTGGTCCTCGTCGAGCCGCGCGAGTACACAGATGCTGACTTCGAGGGCGTCGACCTCGGCTAACGGGCTGCGCGCAGCAGTTCCAATCCTGTCGCGCGGGCTGCCGGGAAGCCGTCGATCGGGCCGGTCGACCGTTCGACCTGGGCCGCTGCCTGCTCGTCGACGGGCGTCGACGGGTCGAGCACTTCCAGATACACGCGGTGGCATTCGAGGGCGCGAGTCGCTGCGTCGGTGAACCCCTCGACGTCAACCGCGTGTGTTGCACCCGGGCCGTTGCAATACAGCGGACCCGGGCCGTCGTACGCGTCGACAACGGCCTGTGCGAATTCCATGTGATCACGCTGGTTGGGGAGGCCAGGACCCCATTCCGGACCGCCGTACAGGCTGATGACAACGTCTGGGTTGATCCGCGCCACGGTTTCGGCGACCTTCGCCCGGAGCTCGGCGGTGTTGAAGATCTCGCTGTCCGGGAAGCCCCAGAACTCCACCTCGTCGACGCCGACTACGGCCGCTGACGCGATCTGCTCACCTTCTCGGAGCGGGCCCGCCTCGGCTGGCGCCATCCCTTCGATGCCCTTCTCTCCGCTGGTCGCGAGGGCGTAGACCACCCGCTTGCCCTGCGACGTCCACCGCGCGACGGCGGCGGCAAGCCCGTACTCCGGATCGTCGGGGTGCGCGACGAGGACGAGGGCCGTGGACCAGTTCTCCGGGACTGTTTCGATCATGGGCCCACCGTACGCCCGCGTCAGTCGATCAACCCGCGGTCTCGGGCCGCGGCGATCACCTTGGTGCGACTGTTGACGCCGAGCTTGTCGAAGATGTGGACGAGATGCGATTTCACGGTCGCCTCGGAGATGACCAGCCGACGGGCGATCTCCCGGTTGGTCCCGCCCGAGGCGAGCTGTTCGACGATCTGGAGTTCCCGACCGGTGAGCGCCGAGTCCGGGGACGTGACGCGCGACAGCAGGCGGGCCGCGATCGCCGGACCGAGCACTGTTTCGCCTGCAGCGGCGGAGCGGATCGCAGCGGTCAGAACGTCGGGCGCGGCGTCCTTCAACAGATAGCCGACGGCGCCGGCGTCTACGGCGCGGACGATGTCGACGTCGGACTGATAGGTGGTCAAGATGAGGACGTTGGGCGGGTCGGCGAGCCCGCGGATCGACGCGGTCGCGTACACGCCGTCGGCCGTGGGGTCAGCGCCGTGCAGCCGAAGGTCCATGAGGACGACGTCGAGGAGGGTTCCGGTCGCGGTGTCGACAGCGTCGGCCGCAGTGCCGGCTTCGGCGACGACCGTGATGTCGGGGACCGGCCCGAGGACGGCCCGAAGTCCTGCGCGGACCACCGGGTGATCGTCGACGATCATCACGCGGATCATGCGATCGATCCGATCGGAATCCGGGCGTGCACAGTTGTTCCTCCTCCCGGTGTGGCGTCGACGCTCACCTCACCGTTGCATCGGGCCACGCGTGAGCGCATGGCCCGAAGCCCAAAACCTGAACCGCCCACACGAGTACCGATCCCGACCCCGTCGTCCACGACATCCACGTGGACTTCACCGGGCAGCCACGTCAACGTCAGCGCGGCGGACGTCGCTTCGGCGTGACGGCGGACGTTGAGGACAGCCTCCTGGACTGTCCGCAGGAGAGTGCGTTCGACGTCGTCGGACACCTCGATAGGTGTGCCGTGCTCGGCGAAGACGGCGGGCACACCCGCATCCGTCAGGACTGCGGCCTGTCGTGCCAAGGCTTCCGACAGCCCGCCTGCGGGTGCAGGACCGTCGATGCCGGAGAGGAATCGACGCGATTCGACCAGCGCGGCCTGCGCGGTGTTGAGCGCGGCGTCGGGCTGTCCGGCGCGCAGCAACATGATGATGCTCGCGAGATGCTGGCCGACGCCGTCGTGGATCTCGCCGCCGAGACGATCGCGTTCGGCCAGCACGCCTGCTTCTCGTTGCTGTGCCGCGAGTTCGTCCCGCGTGAGCACCAGCTCGTCGACCAGGCGGTCCCGCTCGGCGACCATGGCGGCGATTCGAGTGAATGCCTCGGTGACGGCGACGGCCGTCGCGATGCCGATGGTCGGCCCGATGACGCCGCCGACCGTGAAGCCCTGCGTCACCCAGACACCCGCGACGGACACGATCGCGATCACGACGGCCGCGGCGGCCGCGGCCGCGCGAGGAAGGAACCGCCAGCAGAGGATCGCCAGGACGAACGCCAACCACACGAAGTCGTCGGACGCCGCCACCAGGGCGATCCAGCCGGCAGTCAGCGTCAGCGACCACAGGCCGGCACGCTCGCGGTGACCGCGAGCCGACGCGACCGCACCCACGACGTACCACCCGGCGACCAGCGCGGCGAGCATCAACGGAACCGCGGGCTGCGGTCCGGTCGACGATTTCGCCACACCCACCGCGAGCAACGTCGTGAACAGGACGTGGCCGCCCCATTCGGCGTAGCGGTCGGTGGTGCGATCGTCGGTCACTCACTCAGTATCACCGGCGGACAAGGCCCACTTCGACCAGTGCACCTTTTGATGGATGCGAAGACGACCCGTGCGGGCGATGCGCAGTGGCGCCGTTCGACGCGAGGCTGGAGGGACCACTGAACGACAGGAGAGAGACGTGTACATCGGATGGCGCGAGATCCGCGACGCCAGAGGACGATTCACACTGATCACGGGTGTGATCGCGGTGTTGACGTTGATGGTGGTGATGCTGTCGTCACTCGCCGCCGGGCTCGACGACGAATCGACGTCCGCCGTCCGCGCACTGCCAGGCGACGTGCGAACGCAGACCGCAGCCGACGGCGCGGCGTCGTCGCTCACCGACAGTCGAGTCGTCCCGACCGCAGGTGTCCCGGCACTCGGTGTCGCGACCACGCGCATCACCGCGGGGGAGCGAGCAGCGGCCGTGTCGGCGTTCGGCTTCTCCGACGTCGACACCGTCACCGTCGACCCGACCACGGCATCAGCGCTCGGTCTCACAACGGGATCGACTGCGACCATCGGAAGCACCCCCGTCCGCATCGACACGATCGCCGTCGTCGGCAAATACGCGCACACCCCAGTGCTGAGGATGCCGCTGAGCCTCTGGCAGGAGGCGACCGGACGCGACGCCGCATCGGCCCTGCTCACTGACCGGTACATACCCGGAACAGTGAGGACTGCGCACCGTGATCTGCCGTCACTCGTCCCCGGCTACAGTTCTGAACACTCGTCGCTGTTGCTGATCCAGGCCCTGCTTGTGGGCGTCTCGGCGATCGTCGTCGGCGGCTTCTTCGCAGTCTGGACCGGTCAGCGAGTGCGCGCGCTCGCGGTGGTCCGAGCGATGGGTGCGAGTCGTCGCTACCTGCTGCGGGACGGGCTCGGCCAAGCTGCTGCGGTGCTCGGAGTCGGGCTCGTCGTCGGACTCTCGGTGGGATCGCTCGGCGCATGGATCGCATCGTCGACGGTTCCGATCGCCGTCGACCTGACGGCCACCGCCGGTCTTGTCGCGGGCATGGCGGTGCTCGGCATGGCTGGCGCGGGACTTGCCCTCAGACCGCTGGTCCGTGTGGATCCCCTCATCGCACTCAACCGATAGGAGAGAGACGGATGTCCCTCGAAATCACCGATGTCACCCTCACCTACCCGGACGGCGACGGGGCGCGTCTCACCGCCGTGGACGACGTCTCGCTGACCGTTCCGCGCGGCCGCCTCGTCGGACTCACCGGGCCGTCCGGATGCGGGAAGTCGAGCATTCTCTCGGTCGCCGGAACCCTCGTCGCGCCCGACCGCGGCCGGGTCGTCGTGGACGGGGTCGACGTGACCGACCTGACCGAAGAACAACGCGCGGAAGTGCGTCGCACCAGAATCGGCTTCGTCTTCCAGCACGACAACTTGCTGCCCGATCTGACAGCGCTCGAACAGGTACTTCTGCCAGTGCACATCGCGGGCGGTCGGCCCGCGGCCGCGAAGTCACGTGCTCGTGAACTGCTGGCCGACGTCGGTCTGGCTGACGCGGTGGACCGTCGGCCGCATCAACTGTCGGGCGGCATGAGGCAGCGGGTGAACATCGCACGAGCCCTCATCGGCGACCCCGGACTGGTGCTCGCCGACGAGCCGACGTCAGCCCTCGACTCGCACCGGGCGGCGGAGACCATGGCCCTGTTGACCGGCCTCGTTCGAGAACGAGGCATCGCCGCACTGCTCGTCACCCACGATCACCGCGCACTCGACGACGCCGACGACGTTCTCGTGATGCTCGACGGGCAATTGGATCCGCTGAAAGTCTGAACACAAGGCAGGCCCCGCCGGTGGCGGGGCCTGCCTTGTCGTGCTGGAGAACTACAGGTCGATGCGCGCGAACTCGCGGAGCTTCGACGTCTGGTGGACGGCCTCGACGGTGCGGACCGTGCCAGACTTGCTGCGCATGACGAGCGAGCGGGTGGTCGCGCCGTTCGGGCGGTAGGTGACGCCGCGGAGCATGTCGCCATTGGTCACGCCGGTGGCGCAGAAGAAGGAGTTCTCGCCGCTGACGAGGATCTCGTTGGTGAGGACTCGATCAAGGTCGTGACCTGCGTCGATTGCCTTCTGGCGCTCGGCCTCGTCCTTCGGCCACAGCTTGCCCTGGATCTCGCCGCCCATGCACTTCATGGCGACGGCACTGATGATGCCTTCGGGAGTGCCGCCGATGCCCATCAGCATGTCGACGGTCGAGTAGTCGCCTGCGGCGGCGATCGCGCCCGCGACGTCACCGTCGGAGATCAGGCGGATCTTGGCGCCGGCCTCGCGGATCTCGGAGATCAGCTCGGCGTGACGCGGGCGGTCGAGGACGACGACGGTCAGGTCGGCGACATCGATGCCCTTGGCTGCGGCGACGGAGTTGATGTTCCACTCGACCGACTGGTCGATGTCGATGGCGCCCTTGGCGGCCGGGCCGACGGCGATCTTGTTCATGTAGAACACTGCGGACGGATCGAACATGGTGCCGCGCTCGGAGACCGCGATCACGGCGATCGAGTTGGGGCGGCCTTCGGCCATGAGAGTGGTGCCGTCGATCGGGTCGACGGCGACGTCGACCTCGGGGCCTTCGCCGTTGCCGACGACCTCGCCGTTGTACAGCATCGGGGCTTCGTCCTTCTCGCCCTCGCCGATGACGACGGTGCCGCGCATCGAAACCGTCGAGAGGAGTTCACGCATCGCGTCGACAGCCGCGCCGTCGCCGCTGTTCTTGTCGCCGCGTCCAACCCAGCGGCCTGCAGCGAGTGCTGCCGCCTCGGTGACTCGAACGAGTTCCATCGCGAGATTACGATCGGGTGCTTCCTTCGACGACATGTGACTCCACTCCTAGGCACCAATGCACAACACAGACGCTCCAATTCTTTCATGGCCGCGACGGACCCGGGAAGCGTGGGTGCACGAGAGTCCGTGGATAATGGCTGGCATGGCCGATAAACCCCGAATCCTGCAGGACGGCAGGGACATGATGTGGTCCCTCATCCCGCTCGCTGTTCTCGTGTTGATCGTCGCGGGTGTCGCGGGCAGCTGCAGCTGGGGATTCGGCAGCGATGCCAACGACAAGAAGGTCCCGTACTTCGACGTCTCCGACGGCCTGCTCGCCGACGCGTCGACGATGCACTTCCCGATCCGGGATCCGAAGGTGCCCGCCGACTGGCAGCCCAACTCGGGATCAACACAGAACGTCGAGACGACATTGTCGAGCAACGTCGGATGGATCACCGGGGCGGGCGCGTACGTGCAGCTCACCCAGACCGACGCCACCGAAGAGCCGCTTCTCCGTCAGCTCCTGGGCGACGAGGCGTCCGGCACGGGTACGCGAGAGATCGGCGGCCGCACCTGGGTCACCTACGAGAACGCCGACCACAAGAAGGCGTGGATCTCCGACTTCGGCGACGTCCGCATCGCAGTCAAGGGCTCCGGCAAGGACGAGTCGCTGGAAGCGCTCGCCGTAGGCGTCGCCGCCGCGCAGCCGATCGTCTCCACGCGACCCAAGCCGACGGGATAACCTGCTCTGCGCCGTGCTCGACCGGACTCCTCCACCGCGCGTTGATCGCTCCGCTCGCTCAACGAGCGCGAGGCGCTAGTCGTCGTCGCCGGCGTTGAGGGCCTCTTCGATGCGGGCGCGGGCGCCTTCGAGGTGGGCCGTGCAGCGGGTCGCGAGGGCCTCGCCGCGCTCCCAGAGGGCAAGTGACTCGTCGAGTCCGAGACCGCCGTGTTCCAGGGCGGCGACGACCTGCGACAGTTCGTCGCGGGCGTCCTCGTAGGAGAGTTCCTCCACCGGGATCGGGGTATCGGTCATGAGCGTTCTCCTTCGATGGTCGCGTGGACGGACCCGTCGGCCACCCGGATGCGCACCTGCGCGCCGTCGGGCAGGTCGTCGACGGTCGCCACCGCATGCGGTTGAGCGGTGTCGGTGCGCTGGACGACCGCGTAGCCGCGAGCGAGAGTCTGAGACGGACCGAGGGTGGCGAGACGGGCCGCGAACTGCGCGTGCCGATGCTCTTCGACGGTCACCAGATGCCGGATGCTGCGCCGGATGTCGACGACGGCCGAATCGACCTTGTCCTGCCTGCCGTCGATCATCGTCAGCGGTCGGGCGAGGACCGGCCTGGCGCGCAGTCCGTCGAGAACACGCTGTTCCCGGTGCACCCAGTTGCGGAGCGCGTGGGCGCTGCGTTCACGCAGCACGGCGATCGCCCGGAGTTCGGCAGTCACATCGGGGACCACACGTTTCGCGGCGTCCGTCGGAGTGGCGGCGCGGACATCGGCGACGAGGTCGAGCAGGGGAGTGTCCGGTTCGTGGCCGATCGCACTGACGACTGGTGTCTGACAGTCGGCGACGGCGCGCAGCAGCGTCTCGTCGGAGAAGGGGAGCAGGTCTTCGACACTTCCGCCGCCGCGAGCGATGATGATCACCTGGACGCGGGGATCTGCGTCGAGTTCGGCGAGTTGAGCGATGATCGCGGGGACGGCGGTCGGTCCCTGGACCGGAGTGTCGCGGACGTCGAATCGGACCGACGACCACCGTTCCTCGGAGACGGCGACCACGTCGCGCTGAGCGGCGCTCGCTCGGCCGCTGATCAAGCCGATCGTGTGCGGCAGGAACGGCAGGGGGCGTTTGCGTCGTGCGTCGAACAGGCCCTCCGCGGCGAGCAGGGCCTTGATCCGCTCGATGCGGGCGAGCAGTTCACCGATGCCGACCGGGCGGATGTCGGTGATTCGGAGTGACAGGGTGCCGCGTCCGGCGTAGTAGCTCGGCCGACCGCAGACCACGACGCGAGCCCCGTCCGTCAGTGGGACGGGGCTGCGGCGCAACAGGTTCGGATCACACGTGACTGAGATGGACATGTCGGCGGCCGGGTCACGGAGCGTCAAGAACGCCGTGCGGGTCCCGGGCCGGGAGTTGATCTGCGTCAACTGCCCCTCTACCCACACCTGGCCGAGCTTGTGGACCCACTCGCCGATCTTGAAGCTCAGCGTGCGTACCGGCCACGGCTCTTCGGGCGAGGTCACTGGCCGGCGTCGGCCTTCTTCTGGTGGCCCGCGATGCGGTTCTCGATCATCGTCACGAACGGCGTGCGGTTGCGGTTGGCGCGCTCGTACTCGGCCACCACCTGCAGGGTGTCGACGTCGAGGGTGCGGACCTTCGCGCGCAACTGCGCGAGGGTCAGCGCGTCGTAGTCGAGAGCGGCGACGGCCTCGGGCGTCGGGCCGACGGGCGTGTCCGACTTCGGGGTAGCGGTGGTGGTCCCGGGCGCGAGATCGGCCGGGACAGAGCTGAACAGCGCGTGGCGTCCGGCGGCGTCGGCCTTCGGCTCGGGAGCGGGCTCGGCGGCCGGAGTCGCCTCAGCGACGGACGTGGGGGCCGGATCCGCTTCGGGCTCGGGGACAGACTCGACCACCGCGGCGGCGGGCTCGTCGTCATCATCGAAGCGCGCCCATTCCGGCTGCTCCTCGGCTTTGTCGAAAATGGGCGACAACACTTCGTCACCCTTGATGGCGAGTTCGGCGATGTTCTGCTGCAGACGCATGCCCGCTTGCAGGGCGCTGCTCACCGCAGACATCGGCAGAGTGATGACCCGAGTCGGCAGTTTCCGGGTCTCCTCAACGGTCGTGACCAGCAGACCTGCCACCACGCGGGCGGGGTACGGAGGACGATTCATGTAAACACCTTCTCACAGCCGTACTCTTGATGTTATGGCTGAATCCAAGCGAGTCCTCCTCGCGTCGCCGCGCGGCTACTGCGCGGGTGTCGATCGCGCCGTCGAGACTGTCGAACGCGCGCTCGACAAGCACGGCGCTCCCGTCTACGTCCGCAAGGAGATCGTCCACAACCGGCACGTGGTCGACACCCTCGTCGAACGCGGTGCGGTGTTCGTCAGCGAGACCGACGAGGTGCCCGAGGGCGCCATCGTCGTGTTCTCCGCGCACGGTGTCTCCCCGGAGGTGCATCGCACAGCCGCGGAGCGCAGCCTCAAGACGATCGACGCCACATGCCCCCTGGTCACGAAGGTGCACCAGGAGGCGAAGCGCTTCGCACGCGACGACTACGACATCGTCCTGATCGGTCACGAGGGCCACGAAGAGGTCGAGGGCACCGCGGGTGAGGCACCCGAGCACATTCAGCTCGTCGACGGCCCCGACGCCGTCGACCAGGTGCAGGTGCGCGATCCCGAGCGTGTCGTCTGGCTCT
This genomic window from Gordonia sp. PDNC005 contains:
- a CDS encoding L,D-transpeptidase family protein — its product is MRRVWQLGLLGTAVVVALVVGTGSASAAPTAPAPTPGTSDITTLIETILKSLNVPGLPGGTTPQAADATKQMVVVTAPVATSQTATLTAFEKDDAGVWKPVIGPTKAWLGEKGMGKAQDNVYRTPQGTFPLDQAFGRQENPGTKMPYFKADTQDWWDSDPKSPTYNTHVRQAQSPGGDSENLYNMGPVYDYAVNVAHNPNRVPGDASAIFLHVSDNQPTWGCIAIERQKMIDVLKWLDPAKSPKITIGVNIDAPKDAPAPEASPNGDVIGGVLGNLAALIPDTLKGLIPATS
- a CDS encoding VOC family protein — translated: MITNVSLTSIWVKNIDESKAFYTDVLGFDLQEDMTMGDFRWCTVSHPTQPELSIHLTTPSAPLPDYLISAMVRAQDEGGLPALGLNVDDCRATVEELKGKGVEFLQDPEERPYGVEAIMRDNSGNWLVLVEPREYTDADFEGVDLG
- a CDS encoding PIG-L family deacetylase translates to MIETVPENWSTALVLVAHPDDPEYGLAAAVARWTSQGKRVVYALATSGEKGIEGMAPAEAGPLREGEQIASAAVVGVDEVEFWGFPDSEIFNTAELRAKVAETVARINPDVVISLYGGPEWGPGLPNQRDHMEFAQAVVDAYDGPGPLYCNGPGATHAVDVEGFTDAATRALECHRVYLEVLDPSTPVDEQAAAQVERSTGPIDGFPAARATGLELLRAAR
- a CDS encoding response regulator transcription factor, translated to MIRVMIVDDHPVVRAGLRAVLGPVPDITVVAEAGTAADAVDTATGTLLDVVLMDLRLHGADPTADGVYATASIRGLADPPNVLILTTYQSDVDIVRAVDAGAVGYLLKDAAPDVLTAAIRSAAAGETVLGPAIAARLLSRVTSPDSALTGRELQIVEQLASGGTNREIARRLVISEATVKSHLVHIFDKLGVNSRTKVIAAARDRGLID
- a CDS encoding ATP-binding protein is translated as MTDDRTTDRYAEWGGHVLFTTLLAVGVAKSSTGPQPAVPLMLAALVAGWYVVGAVASARGHRERAGLWSLTLTAGWIALVAASDDFVWLAFVLAILCWRFLPRAAAAAAAVVIAIVSVAGVWVTQGFTVGGVIGPTIGIATAVAVTEAFTRIAAMVAERDRLVDELVLTRDELAAQQREAGVLAERDRLGGEIHDGVGQHLASIIMLLRAGQPDAALNTAQAALVESRRFLSGIDGPAPAGGLSEALARQAAVLTDAGVPAVFAEHGTPIEVSDDVERTLLRTVQEAVLNVRRHAEATSAALTLTWLPGEVHVDVVDDGVGIGTRVGGSGFGLRAMRSRVARCNGEVSVDATPGGGTTVHARIPIGSIA
- a CDS encoding ABC transporter permease, producing the protein MYIGWREIRDARGRFTLITGVIAVLTLMVVMLSSLAAGLDDESTSAVRALPGDVRTQTAADGAASSLTDSRVVPTAGVPALGVATTRITAGERAAAVSAFGFSDVDTVTVDPTTASALGLTTGSTATIGSTPVRIDTIAVVGKYAHTPVLRMPLSLWQEATGRDAASALLTDRYIPGTVRTAHRDLPSLVPGYSSEHSSLLLIQALLVGVSAIVVGGFFAVWTGQRVRALAVVRAMGASRRYLLRDGLGQAAAVLGVGLVVGLSVGSLGAWIASSTVPIAVDLTATAGLVAGMAVLGMAGAGLALRPLVRVDPLIALNR
- a CDS encoding ABC transporter ATP-binding protein, with translation MSLEITDVTLTYPDGDGARLTAVDDVSLTVPRGRLVGLTGPSGCGKSSILSVAGTLVAPDRGRVVVDGVDVTDLTEEQRAEVRRTRIGFVFQHDNLLPDLTALEQVLLPVHIAGGRPAAAKSRARELLADVGLADAVDRRPHQLSGGMRQRVNIARALIGDPGLVLADEPTSALDSHRAAETMALLTGLVRERGIAALLVTHDHRALDDADDVLVMLDGQLDPLKV
- the glpX gene encoding class II fructose-bisphosphatase, with translation MSSKEAPDRNLAMELVRVTEAAALAAGRWVGRGDKNSGDGAAVDAMRELLSTVSMRGTVVIGEGEKDEAPMLYNGEVVGNGEGPEVDVAVDPIDGTTLMAEGRPNSIAVIAVSERGTMFDPSAVFYMNKIAVGPAAKGAIDIDQSVEWNINSVAAAKGIDVADLTVVVLDRPRHAELISEIREAGAKIRLISDGDVAGAIAAAGDYSTVDMLMGIGGTPEGIISAVAMKCMGGEIQGKLWPKDEAERQKAIDAGHDLDRVLTNEILVSGENSFFCATGVTNGDMLRGVTYRPNGATTRSLVMRSKSGTVRTVEAVHQTSKLREFARIDL
- a CDS encoding DUF4245 domain-containing protein, whose translation is MADKPRILQDGRDMMWSLIPLAVLVLIVAGVAGSCSWGFGSDANDKKVPYFDVSDGLLADASTMHFPIRDPKVPADWQPNSGSTQNVETTLSSNVGWITGAGAYVQLTQTDATEEPLLRQLLGDEASGTGTREIGGRTWVTYENADHKKAWISDFGDVRIAVKGSGKDESLEALAVGVAAAQPIVSTRPKPTG
- a CDS encoding exodeoxyribonuclease VII small subunit, which encodes MTDTPIPVEELSYEDARDELSQVVAALEHGGLGLDESLALWERGEALATRCTAHLEGARARIEEALNAGDDD
- the xseA gene encoding exodeoxyribonuclease VII large subunit, with the protein product MTSPEEPWPVRTLSFKIGEWVHKLGQVWVEGQLTQINSRPGTRTAFLTLRDPAADMSISVTCDPNLLRRSPVPLTDGARVVVCGRPSYYAGRGTLSLRITDIRPVGIGELLARIERIKALLAAEGLFDARRKRPLPFLPHTIGLISGRASAAQRDVVAVSEERWSSVRFDVRDTPVQGPTAVPAIIAQLAELDADPRVQVIIIARGGGSVEDLLPFSDETLLRAVADCQTPVVSAIGHEPDTPLLDLVADVRAATPTDAAKRVVPDVTAELRAIAVLRERSAHALRNWVHREQRVLDGLRARPVLARPLTMIDGRQDKVDSAVVDIRRSIRHLVTVEEHRHAQFAARLATLGPSQTLARGYAVVQRTDTAQPHAVATVDDLPDGAQVRIRVADGSVHATIEGERS
- a CDS encoding lipid droplet-associated protein is translated as MNRPPYPARVVAGLLVTTVEETRKLPTRVITLPMSAVSSALQAGMRLQQNIAELAIKGDEVLSPIFDKAEEQPEWARFDDDDEPAAAVVESVPEPEADPAPTSVAEATPAAEPAPEPKADAAGRHALFSSVPADLAPGTTTATPKSDTPVGPTPEAVAALDYDALTLAQLRAKVRTLDVDTLQVVAEYERANRNRTPFVTMIENRIAGHQKKADAGQ
- a CDS encoding 4-hydroxy-3-methylbut-2-enyl diphosphate reductase, whose amino-acid sequence is MAESKRVLLASPRGYCAGVDRAVETVERALDKHGAPVYVRKEIVHNRHVVDTLVERGAVFVSETDEVPEGAIVVFSAHGVSPEVHRTAAERSLKTIDATCPLVTKVHQEAKRFARDDYDIVLIGHEGHEEVEGTAGEAPEHIQLVDGPDAVDQVQVRDPERVVWLSQTTLSVDETMQTVNRLREKFPLLNDPPSDDICYATQNRQVAVKAMAPKCDLVIVVGSKNSSNSVRLVEVALQNGAQASYLVDYAREIDLAWLDGVTTVGLTSGASVPEVLVRGVIDLLAEHGFNDVETVTTAEETLTFALPRELRPSRS